The following are encoded in a window of Bacteroidota bacterium genomic DNA:
- the ribD gene encoding bifunctional diaminohydroxyphosphoribosylaminopyrimidine deaminase/5-amino-6-(5-phosphoribosylamino)uracil reductase RibD, producing MTQPADSAYMQRAVELAYRAQAATRTNPLVGAVLVHAGRIISEGYHTAYGAPHAEVEALKPVPHDPDLLARCTLYVTLEPCTHHGKTPPCVDLIIERGLKQVVVGQVDPNPVVCGSGLRRLQESGIYVKLLQDEASARLLQPFATQQLAQRPWIHLKWAQTHTGILGRVGERLLITGPAAQVYTHRLRAKHQAILIGAGTLQADQPRLSTRQYPGADPEVFVLQRAGKLGPHHLEAPVWVVNASRDGQADGVHYLRAAWGDQGADLGGLMRQLYQLGVGTLLVEGGSRVLRSFLSAGLFDEISVLTSNDVSLNELTLNVHASESPCWIEAPRAPVVLRQEMQLGPDTLWYYRRPTAPAGGAGKPD from the coding sequence ATGACCCAACCAGCAGATAGTGCCTATATGCAGCGGGCGGTGGAGCTGGCCTACCGGGCGCAGGCCGCCACGCGAACCAACCCGCTGGTAGGGGCTGTGCTGGTGCATGCAGGCCGCATCATCAGCGAGGGCTACCACACTGCCTATGGGGCACCCCATGCCGAGGTAGAGGCCCTGAAGCCAGTGCCACACGACCCAGACCTGCTGGCCAGATGCACCCTGTATGTTACCCTGGAGCCCTGCACGCACCACGGAAAGACCCCGCCCTGCGTCGATCTTATCATTGAAAGGGGACTGAAGCAAGTAGTTGTAGGCCAGGTAGATCCGAATCCTGTGGTATGTGGTAGTGGGCTGCGTAGGCTGCAGGAATCGGGCATTTATGTTAAGCTGCTGCAGGATGAAGCCAGTGCCCGGCTGCTCCAGCCCTTTGCAACACAGCAGCTCGCGCAGCGGCCCTGGATCCACCTGAAGTGGGCACAGACCCACACGGGCATACTGGGCAGGGTGGGGGAGCGGCTGCTGATTACCGGTCCGGCTGCCCAGGTGTATACCCACCGGCTGCGGGCGAAGCACCAGGCTATCCTCATCGGGGCGGGTACGCTACAGGCCGATCAGCCCCGCCTTAGCACCCGCCAGTACCCGGGTGCCGATCCCGAAGTTTTTGTACTACAAAGGGCAGGCAAGCTAGGCCCACACCACCTGGAGGCACCGGTATGGGTAGTGAATGCTAGCCGAGACGGCCAGGCAGATGGGGTGCACTACCTGCGGGCTGCCTGGGGAGACCAGGGGGCAGACCTAGGTGGCCTGATGCGGCAGCTGTACCAGCTTGGGGTAGGTACGCTACTGGTAGAGGGCGGCAGCCGGGTACTCCGTTCGTTTCTGTCAGCGGGCCTGTTCGACGAGATAAGTGTGCTGACATCAAATGACGTTTCATTAAATGAATTAACATTAAATGTCCATGCATCTGAATCTCCATGCTGGATAGAAGCACCCAGGGCGCCGGTTGTGCTCCGGCAAGAGATGCAGTTGGGGCCAGATACCCTGTGGTACTACCGGCGGCCTACGGCTCCTGCTGGCGGGGCCGGAAAGCCAGACTGA
- a CDS encoding gliding motility lipoprotein GldH, with product MRYPGRHIWVGSLLLLCLLAGCGPSHPVSSHRFDDGFWALSDSVVLSWSLQDTSLLNHPGSLRLGLVVAEDYPYQNMWVRIRVQPPTGPASERNLQLMLMDAAGNWYGEPEGGSHRFETSLTDSLRLGQPGQWRFTLKQWMRTDTLQAVEEISLAFRPRQQEP from the coding sequence ATGAGGTACCCCGGCAGGCATATTTGGGTGGGCAGCCTACTGCTACTGTGCCTCCTGGCAGGCTGCGGCCCCTCCCATCCGGTTAGTAGCCACCGCTTTGACGACGGATTCTGGGCCTTGAGCGACAGCGTGGTGCTCAGCTGGAGCCTGCAGGATACCAGCCTGCTGAACCACCCGGGCAGCTTGCGCCTGGGGCTGGTAGTAGCCGAAGACTACCCCTACCAGAATATGTGGGTGCGGATACGCGTACAGCCCCCCACTGGCCCGGCGAGCGAGCGCAACCTGCAGCTTATGCTGATGGACGCAGCGGGTAACTGGTATGGGGAACCGGAAGGCGGAAGCCACCGATTTGAGACCAGCCTGACGGACAGTCTGCGCCTGGGTCAGCCGGGCCAGTGGCGTTTCACACTGAAACAGTGGATGCGCACGGATACACTGCAGGCGGTGGAAGAAATCAGTCTGGCTTTCCGGCCCCGCCAGCAGGAGCCGTAG
- a CDS encoding tetratricopeptide repeat protein: MNYKTDNRPYTPQVQGGGETTLPHVHCFLCYIAAGMHITFIFLIEAGPTGIILMAGISVVILWIAYKLLVKRSGEADRVRDLMETIAGKRYDEAIQKAKEIEINFPLFQFVRDTRLSLMIANGQPKAALEEIDQILQRQPGLQAYRMLRMQAMLQMGDLKRAYESLEGVRKGLRDPFYTELMGGILEIEQGKAEQGKERIRKQLTEVARKNRPPEARNPFMPSGRQKQPKKVSDAYERIIRVAPFSDPMLNVNVGLAYLYIGEAEWALQIWEAIIKQDEMGIAKATAQEHMAYYYYEQQQYGQALDYVHQTLFLLPKRGSAHYLLYRIHSKLGNPDNAEVALEQARKLQYLPALEVNA; the protein is encoded by the coding sequence ATGAACTACAAGACCGACAATAGGCCCTACACCCCGCAGGTGCAGGGGGGGGGGGAGACTACCCTACCCCACGTGCACTGTTTTCTGTGCTATATTGCGGCTGGTATGCACATCACCTTTATCTTCCTGATAGAAGCCGGGCCCACCGGAATCATCCTGATGGCGGGCATCTCGGTGGTTATCCTCTGGATAGCCTATAAACTGCTGGTAAAGCGCAGCGGTGAGGCAGACCGCGTGCGAGACCTGATGGAAACCATAGCCGGCAAACGCTATGATGAGGCGATACAAAAGGCCAAAGAGATCGAAATCAATTTCCCCCTCTTCCAGTTTGTGCGAGACACACGCCTAAGCCTGATGATTGCCAACGGCCAGCCAAAGGCGGCCCTGGAGGAGATAGACCAGATACTGCAACGGCAGCCCGGGCTACAGGCCTACCGCATGCTGCGTATGCAGGCCATGCTGCAGATGGGCGACCTGAAGCGTGCCTACGAGAGCCTGGAGGGCGTACGCAAAGGCCTACGGGATCCTTTCTATACCGAACTGATGGGGGGCATCCTGGAGATAGAGCAAGGCAAGGCCGAGCAGGGCAAGGAGCGCATACGCAAACAGCTGACCGAGGTGGCACGAAAAAACAGGCCACCCGAGGCACGAAATCCCTTTATGCCCAGTGGCAGGCAGAAGCAGCCCAAAAAGGTGTCGGATGCCTACGAGCGCATCATACGGGTGGCCCCCTTTTCCGACCCCATGCTGAATGTAAACGTGGGCCTGGCCTACCTGTACATTGGCGAAGCGGAATGGGCATTACAGATCTGGGAGGCTATTATCAAACAAGACGAAATGGGTATAGCCAAGGCCACGGCACAGGAACACATGGCCTACTACTACTACGAGCAGCAGCAGTATGGCCAGGCACTGGACTATGTGCACCAAACCCTCTTCCTGCTACCCAAGCGAGGCTCTGCCCACTATCTGCTGTACCGCATACACAGCAAGCTGGGCAACCCCGATAATGCCGAAGTAGCCCTGGAGCAAGCCCGCAAGCTACAGTACCTGCCCGCCCTGGAGGTAAACGCATGA
- a CDS encoding aminotransferase class I/II-fold pyridoxal phosphate-dependent enzyme — MYKIWLSPPDVGAAEQALLNAAFETGWIAPAGPYLGQFEQKLCALTGARHAAALSSATAALHLALRLIGTGPGDVVLVPSFTYVATVNPVLYCGASPIFVDCEPDSYGMSPYWLAIALNDLKKQSKKPKAVILAHLYGQMAQAEEILALCNEHQVLLYEDAAEALGARQHGRQAGTIGTMGCYSFNGNKLFTTGGGGALVSAWPEPIQTAIHLATQATLRLPWYDHKELGYNYRMPHLSAAIGLAQLGRFDEQIARRREIHQAYTNTLQPHYRFLPEPEGFFHTHWLTVAHSERVSPLKTVQALQQQGIEARQVWKPLHKTPLYRQYPYYGGGNDERHFETGVCLPSGNRMKPEEMAEVVACLYELQDRQ, encoded by the coding sequence ATGTACAAGATCTGGTTATCCCCACCGGATGTAGGCGCCGCCGAGCAGGCCCTGCTGAATGCGGCCTTTGAAACAGGCTGGATAGCCCCAGCCGGCCCCTACCTGGGCCAGTTTGAGCAGAAACTATGCGCGCTTACCGGTGCCCGGCACGCCGCTGCCCTCAGCAGTGCCACAGCTGCCCTGCACCTGGCCCTGCGCCTGATAGGCACTGGCCCGGGCGATGTGGTGCTGGTGCCCAGCTTTACCTACGTAGCTACGGTAAACCCGGTGCTGTACTGCGGTGCCAGCCCGATCTTTGTAGACTGCGAGCCGGATAGCTATGGCATGAGCCCCTACTGGCTAGCCATAGCCCTGAACGACCTGAAAAAGCAGAGCAAAAAGCCCAAGGCTGTCATACTAGCCCATCTATATGGGCAGATGGCGCAGGCGGAAGAGATACTGGCCCTGTGCAATGAGCACCAGGTGCTGCTGTACGAAGATGCTGCCGAAGCCCTGGGGGCACGCCAGCATGGCAGGCAGGCAGGCACCATCGGCACCATGGGCTGCTACAGCTTCAATGGCAACAAGCTATTTACCACCGGCGGGGGCGGCGCACTGGTAAGCGCCTGGCCCGAGCCGATCCAGACCGCCATCCACCTGGCTACCCAGGCCACCCTCCGGCTACCCTGGTACGACCATAAGGAGCTGGGGTACAACTACCGTATGCCCCACCTGTCGGCTGCCATCGGCCTGGCGCAGCTCGGCCGGTTTGATGAGCAGATAGCACGCAGGCGCGAGATCCACCAGGCGTATACCAATACCCTGCAGCCGCACTACCGCTTCCTGCCCGAGCCCGAGGGCTTCTTTCACACACACTGGCTAACCGTGGCGCATAGCGAGCGCGTAAGCCCCCTGAAGACCGTGCAAGCCCTGCAGCAGCAGGGTATAGAGGCCCGGCAGGTGTGGAAACCCCTGCACAAAACGCCGCTGTACCGGCAGTATCCCTACTATGGGGGCGGCAATGATGAACGGCACTTTGAAACCGGTGTGTGCCTGCCCAGCGGAAACCGCATGAAGCCGGAGGAAATGGCCGAGGTGGTGGCCTGCCTGTATGAACTACAAGACCGACAATAG
- a CDS encoding biopolymer transporter ExbD, with amino-acid sequence MNFRASRRRPTSEVSTGALTDIMFFLLLFFLIASTITNPSVIKLMLPQAESSNVISKRMVNVAVTRDLRYYVDSKEVPLADLQDEIAAATANLKEPTVNLQIDRDVPVQNMVEIMDVVKKLKLKLVLALEAK; translated from the coding sequence ATGAACTTTCGTGCTTCCCGAAGAAGGCCTACCAGCGAGGTAAGCACGGGTGCCCTTACGGACATCATGTTCTTCCTGCTGCTCTTCTTCCTCATTGCCAGCACCATTACCAATCCCAGCGTCATCAAGCTGATGCTGCCCCAGGCCGAGAGCAGCAACGTAATCAGCAAGCGCATGGTAAACGTGGCCGTTACCCGAGACCTGCGCTACTATGTAGACTCGAAGGAGGTGCCCCTGGCCGACCTGCAAGACGAGATTGCCGCCGCTACAGCCAACCTGAAAGAACCCACCGTAAACCTGCAGATAGACCGGGATGTACCCGTGCAGAATATGGTAGAAATAATGGATGTAGTGAAAAAGCTAAAGCTGAAGCTCGTACTAGCCCTGGAGGCCAAGTAA